The genomic region CTGGCCGCCAGGGCGCTGCCCGGCCACGACCTCGACGCCGTCGACCTGTCGGTCGAGGCGTTCGGGACGACGCTTCGGGCCCCGGTCCTCATCAGCTGCATGACCGGTGGCACGGGGGACGCCGGCCCGGTCAACACCGCCCTCGCCGCGGCCGCCCAGCACCACCGGGTGGCGCTGGGGCTCGGGTCGGGACGAGTGCTGCTGCAGGGCGGCGACCCCGCCTCCTTCGAGGTGCGTGACATCGCCCCCGACGTGCCGCTGCTGGCAAACCTCGGCGCGGTACAGCTGGCCGAGCTCGGCATCGACGGGTGCCGCGAGCTGGTGGAGCGGACCCGGGCCGACGCCCTGGTGCTGCACCTCAACGCCGTGCAGGAGGCCGTGCAGCCCGAGGGCGACACCGGCTTCGGGGACCTGCTCGATCGCATCGCTGGCGTGGTCGACGGCATGGACGTCCCCGTCGTGGTCAAGGAGGTCGGCTTCGGCATGGCCGCTGCCGACGTCCGTGCGCTCGTCGGAACCGGCGCAGCCGCCATCGACGTCGCCGGAGCGGGCGGGACGAACTGGGCACGGGTCGAGGGCCACCGCGACACCGACGCCGGGGCGATCGCCGCAGCGTTCGTGGACTGGGGCTGGTCGACCCACGACAGCCTCGTCGCCGCTGTCGACGTGCTCGAGGAGGTCCCGCAGGGCCAGCGTCCCCTCCTGATCGCCTCCGGCGGGCTGGCGCACGGCGTGGACGCCGTGAAGTGCCTGTGCCTCGGAGCGGACATGGTCGGCTTCGGGCGCCGGCTGATCGCGGCCGGAGCCGAGGGGCCCGAACGGGCGACCGCCGCGCTGGGGACCCTGGTGCAGCAGATGCGCATCGCCGTGTGGGGGATCGGCGCGGTCCGCGTCACCGACCTCGGTCACGCACACCTCGCATGAGCCGCACCGGGGGAGGGCCGGTCGGCCGCCGTCGCCTCGGGCCGGCGGGGGTCGGGACGGCGCGCCTTTCCGCGGTCCTGGCCGTACTGACGGTGCTGGCGTTGGTCACCGGGCTGCCGACACCCGGGTCGGCGTCGGGGTCGTCGGCGTCCTCGGGGTCTGCGTCCTCCGGTCCGGCGTGGTCATCGGGGTCATCGGGGGACGGGACCTGCCAGCCCCTGTCGACCGCGCAGCTGGTCGCCCAGGTCATCGGGGCGCCGCTGCGCAGCCCCACGGCCGACGCCACCGCAACGACCCTCGCCGCGGAACACGCCGGCACGGTCGTGCTGCTGGGCGATGCGATCACCTCCGCCGAGCAGGTGCGGGGCCTGGTCGACACCCTCGACGCGAGCGCCCCGGCGGGCCTGCCTCCCCTGATCGCCGTCGACGAGGAAGGCGGCCGTGTCGCCCGCTTCGGGCGGGCCGGCGTGACCGTGCGCCTGCCGTCGGCCCGGCAGCAGGCCGTCATGTGGAGCCCCGACGAGCTGCGCGGCCGGGCCGCCGAGCTCGGTCGGCAGATGGCCGACCTCGGCGTCGACTGGGACCTGGCGCCGGTGCTGGACCTGACCGACGCGCCGGCGGACACCGTGATCGGCGACCGGTCCTT from Euzebya rosea harbors:
- the fni gene encoding type 2 isopentenyl-diphosphate Delta-isomerase, whose translation is MAADHVHRAGPGPQPQGPAAGPGLALSEQADASARRKADHLRVVLDGDVAHVGLTTGLERVRLAARALPGHDLDAVDLSVEAFGTTLRAPVLISCMTGGTGDAGPVNTALAAAAQHHRVALGLGSGRVLLQGGDPASFEVRDIAPDVPLLANLGAVQLAELGIDGCRELVERTRADALVLHLNAVQEAVQPEGDTGFGDLLDRIAGVVDGMDVPVVVKEVGFGMAAADVRALVGTGAAAIDVAGAGGTNWARVEGHRDTDAGAIAAAFVDWGWSTHDSLVAAVDVLEEVPQGQRPLLIASGGLAHGVDAVKCLCLGADMVGFGRRLIAAGAEGPERATAALGTLVQQMRIAVWGIGAVRVTDLGHAHLA